A portion of the Achromobacter sp. MFA1 R4 genome contains these proteins:
- a CDS encoding DUF4194 domain-containing protein gives MNDIHQNGPEGGTESSPPVIPELSQLMVHLLKGVLYRQDDERLWASLQNLQARVREQAAVLLLDLILDEAEGYAFLKSQPEPEHAEVTPRPPRLIARRPLSYPVSLMLALLRKRMAESDASGGDTRLVLSAEEIAELMRVFLPDGTNETRLIDQVDSTITKVVELGYLRKLKSAAGAAQQAPRYEVRRILKAFVDAQWLADFDARLEGYRSVLSGSDRDKEAH, from the coding sequence ATGAACGATATCCACCAGAATGGTCCCGAAGGCGGAACCGAGTCGAGCCCGCCCGTTATACCGGAGCTCTCGCAATTGATGGTGCATTTACTCAAAGGCGTCTTGTACCGTCAGGATGACGAGCGCCTGTGGGCCAGCCTGCAGAACCTGCAAGCGCGGGTACGGGAACAGGCGGCGGTGTTGTTGCTGGATCTGATCCTGGACGAAGCCGAGGGGTACGCCTTCCTCAAAAGCCAGCCAGAGCCGGAGCACGCGGAAGTCACACCCCGCCCGCCACGCCTGATCGCGCGACGACCATTGTCATACCCGGTCAGCCTGATGCTGGCCTTGCTGCGTAAGCGTATGGCCGAATCCGACGCCAGCGGCGGCGATACCCGGCTAGTACTTTCGGCCGAAGAGATTGCCGAATTGATGCGCGTGTTTCTGCCCGACGGCACCAACGAAACTCGCCTGATCGATCAGGTCGACTCGACCATCACGAAGGTCGTGGAACTAGGCTATCTACGCAAGCTCAAGTCCGCTGCCGGCGCAGCTCAGCAGGCACCTCGCTACGAGGTGCGGCGCATTCTCAAGGCGTTCGTCGATGCACAGTGGCTGGCCGACTTCGATGCGCGCCTGGAAGGCTACCGCTCTGTATTGTCAGGTTCCGATCGCGACAAGGAAGCCCACTGA
- a CDS encoding Wadjet anti-phage system protein JetD domain-containing protein — protein MTWSQPADLCGQVERLWQRGELLRAVVGGDTPGWPLRLSLKAPSAADLSHRFDSVRGWVRDMSAMPRVRIEWREWVHRVQGRQRLPDTLWIDTLDDALAMIDKIGDARRFQALWQQTAEAQPALLPWLHRSPLQTLALAEHWPRLLAVVAWMQARPRPGVYLRQVDAPGVDSKFIEAHRGTLGQWLDLTLPAEAIDYDATGMAGFARRYGFLDKPIRIRLRLLDPQLLQLPGCTGLADITLDADSFATLDLPARRVFITENEVNFLAFPPVSGAIVVFGAGYGWRALARADWLHRASLYYWGDIDTHGFAILDSLRKYFPLAASFLMDRPTLMAHALQWGEEPLDKRHTLPLSRLVDEEAALYDDLRDDRFRPQLRLEQERIGYRWLCAALVETVRNDFRP, from the coding sequence ATGACGTGGAGCCAGCCCGCCGACCTTTGTGGTCAGGTCGAACGACTGTGGCAACGCGGCGAATTGCTGCGTGCCGTGGTCGGCGGCGACACGCCGGGCTGGCCCTTGCGGCTGTCGCTGAAGGCGCCTTCCGCCGCCGACCTCAGCCACCGCTTCGATTCCGTGCGGGGCTGGGTGCGCGACATGAGCGCCATGCCACGCGTGCGCATCGAATGGCGCGAGTGGGTGCACCGGGTACAAGGCCGGCAGCGCCTGCCGGACACGCTCTGGATCGATACGCTGGACGACGCACTGGCGATGATCGACAAAATCGGAGATGCCCGCCGATTCCAGGCGCTCTGGCAGCAGACTGCCGAAGCGCAACCCGCACTGCTGCCGTGGCTGCACAGATCACCGTTGCAGACCTTGGCACTAGCCGAACACTGGCCGCGGCTGCTGGCCGTGGTGGCCTGGATGCAGGCCCGTCCGCGTCCTGGCGTCTATCTGCGACAAGTCGATGCGCCGGGTGTGGACAGCAAGTTCATCGAAGCGCATCGCGGCACACTGGGCCAGTGGCTGGACCTGACCTTGCCGGCCGAAGCCATCGATTACGATGCGACCGGGATGGCGGGGTTTGCCCGTCGCTACGGCTTTCTCGACAAGCCCATTCGCATCCGCCTGCGCTTGCTCGATCCCCAGTTGCTCCAACTTCCCGGCTGCACGGGGCTGGCCGACATCACCCTGGATGCGGACAGCTTCGCCACCCTCGACCTGCCTGCTCGGCGGGTTTTCATCACCGAAAACGAGGTGAACTTCCTGGCGTTCCCCCCCGTCTCGGGTGCCATCGTCGTTTTCGGTGCCGGCTATGGCTGGAGGGCACTTGCCCGAGCCGACTGGCTGCATCGCGCCTCACTGTACTACTGGGGAGATATCGATACCCATGGCTTTGCCATTCTGGACAGCCTGCGCAAGTATTTTCCCCTAGCCGCTTCATTCCTCATGGACCGCCCCACCTTGATGGCCCATGCACTGCAATGGGGTGAGGAGCCCCTCGACAAACGCCATACGTTGCCCTTGTCCCGACTGGTCGATGAGGAAGCCGCTCTCTACGACGACTTGCGTGATGATCGCTTTCGGCCACAGCTGCGGCTGGAACAGGAACGCATCGGCTATCGCTGGCTATGCGCAGCGTTGGTCGAAACCGTCCGGAACGATTTTCGGCCGTAG
- a CDS encoding ATP-binding protein, giving the protein MNTPSLQELDFVADDSRVGFRLQRLEVLNWGTFDRRVWRYELDGRNGLLTGDIGSGKSTLVDAVTTLLVPAQRIAYNKAAGAETRERSLRSYVLGHYKSERNETTGSARPVALRDTTSYSVILGVFRNEGYDQAVTLAQVFWFREPQSQPVRLFVAVERELSITEHFSGFGSDLNGLRKKLRAMGSELNESFPPYGAWFRRRFGIEHEQALEVFHQTVSMKSVGNLTDFVRSHMLEPFNVGSRIEALLSHFDDLDRAHQSVLKAKRQIELLTPLVDDGRRHGEIAAEIQDLREGRDALRPYFAGLKATLLERRLELLTQDATRWEGRIKQLGEQRDNARIEQGKLESALRENGGDRLQQLAAAIQQQEAEKQQRQEKADAYTLLLTRIGEAAPGDEAAFMAQRDTIGEHAEALRTSIADHDTQINEDGYALRRGQEEHKALSDEIDSLTRRKSNIDAAQVRIRDALCAALSIAEEDLPFAGELIQVREDERDWEGAAERLLHGFGLSLLVPDSHYKGVADWVERQHLGARLVYFHVRARKSAQATALHPQSLVRKLLIKPDTPHYEWLERELHHRFDLACCDNTEQFRREARAITRAGQIKDPSGRHEKDDRRRIDDRSRYVLGWTNADKLRTLRDQRERLEKILGDVGARIADRQKLRGQCQAQLEALAKLEVFTRYSEIDWQEPAREIARLTEERNRLKAASDTLRELERQQAQVIERLKEIEGELGEAQGKRGETRNKHETAQAQHAQALDIRGQAALDDVLLQCLEGWRAEILGEHQLTVESCDNREQDVRNGLQSRIDAEDKRLSRLTERIINAMRGFKEAFKAETTEIDISLAALPEFERLMNDLQRDDLPRFEARFKELLNVNTINEIANFNAQLARERATIKERVDVINQSLQVIDYNPGRYIRLLAQPSPDAEIRDFLQDLRACTEGALSGSEDEQYSEAKFLQVKAIIDRFRGREGLTEVDRRWMQKVTDVRNGFLFSASERWREDDAEHEHYSDSGGKSGGQKEKLAYTVLAASLAYQFGLEWGAVRSRSFRFVVIDEAFGRGSDESAQYGLELFRQLSLQLLIITPLQKIHIIEPYVSSVGFVHNEGGRESRLRNLSIEAYRAQKAAASGGAE; this is encoded by the coding sequence ATGAATACCCCCTCACTGCAAGAGCTTGATTTCGTGGCAGACGACAGCCGTGTCGGCTTTCGTCTGCAGCGGCTGGAAGTCCTGAACTGGGGCACATTCGACCGGCGCGTCTGGCGCTATGAACTCGATGGACGCAACGGCCTGCTGACGGGCGACATCGGCTCGGGCAAATCCACCCTGGTCGATGCCGTCACTACGCTGCTCGTGCCGGCGCAACGCATCGCCTACAACAAGGCTGCGGGCGCCGAGACGCGCGAGCGATCACTGCGGTCCTACGTGTTGGGCCACTACAAAAGCGAGCGTAACGAAACGACCGGCAGCGCCCGCCCGGTGGCGTTACGCGATACCACCAGCTACAGCGTCATCTTGGGTGTGTTCCGCAACGAAGGCTACGACCAGGCGGTCACGCTGGCGCAAGTCTTCTGGTTTCGCGAACCACAGAGCCAGCCTGTGCGCTTGTTCGTGGCGGTAGAGCGGGAACTGTCCATCACCGAGCACTTCTCCGGATTCGGCAGCGACCTCAACGGCCTGCGCAAGAAGTTGCGCGCGATGGGCAGCGAACTCAACGAAAGCTTCCCTCCTTACGGCGCCTGGTTCCGCCGCCGTTTCGGCATTGAGCACGAGCAAGCGCTGGAAGTGTTCCATCAGACGGTTTCAATGAAGTCGGTCGGCAACTTGACGGATTTTGTGCGCAGCCACATGCTCGAGCCGTTCAATGTGGGCAGTCGCATCGAGGCGCTGCTTAGCCATTTCGATGACCTCGACCGCGCCCACCAGTCAGTGCTCAAGGCCAAGCGCCAGATCGAGTTGTTGACCCCACTGGTGGACGATGGCCGTCGCCATGGAGAAATAGCCGCCGAGATCCAGGATCTGCGCGAAGGACGCGACGCGCTGCGCCCCTACTTCGCCGGTTTGAAGGCCACATTGTTGGAACGGCGCCTGGAATTGCTGACTCAGGATGCGACGCGCTGGGAAGGCCGCATCAAGCAATTGGGAGAACAACGGGACAACGCCCGAATCGAGCAGGGGAAGCTCGAAAGCGCACTGCGCGAGAACGGCGGTGACCGGCTACAACAACTCGCAGCCGCCATTCAGCAACAGGAAGCCGAGAAACAGCAACGGCAGGAGAAAGCGGACGCGTATACCCTGCTATTGACGCGCATTGGCGAAGCCGCGCCGGGAGACGAAGCTGCTTTCATGGCACAACGAGACACCATCGGAGAACACGCCGAAGCGCTGCGCACAAGCATTGCGGACCACGACACACAGATCAATGAAGACGGCTATGCGCTACGGCGGGGTCAGGAAGAACACAAAGCGCTAAGCGACGAGATCGACAGCCTTACGCGTCGCAAGAGCAATATCGATGCGGCTCAGGTACGCATCCGCGACGCCTTGTGTGCAGCCCTGTCCATCGCCGAGGAAGACTTGCCCTTTGCTGGTGAACTGATTCAGGTTCGCGAGGACGAACGTGACTGGGAGGGTGCGGCCGAACGCCTGCTGCATGGATTTGGCCTGTCCCTGCTGGTACCCGATTCACACTACAAGGGCGTCGCAGATTGGGTGGAACGCCAGCACCTGGGCGCGCGACTGGTGTACTTTCACGTGCGTGCGCGCAAGTCTGCACAGGCCACCGCTTTGCACCCCCAATCTCTGGTGCGCAAGCTGCTCATCAAGCCCGACACGCCACACTACGAGTGGCTCGAACGCGAACTGCACCACCGCTTCGACCTGGCCTGCTGCGACAACACCGAGCAGTTCCGCCGCGAGGCTCGCGCCATCACCCGTGCCGGACAGATCAAGGATCCGAGCGGACGCCACGAAAAGGACGACCGCCGGCGCATCGACGATCGCAGCCGCTATGTGCTGGGCTGGACCAACGCCGACAAACTGCGCACCTTGCGCGACCAACGAGAGAGGCTGGAGAAAATACTTGGGGACGTCGGCGCGCGCATTGCAGACAGGCAAAAGCTGCGCGGACAATGTCAGGCACAACTGGAGGCCTTGGCCAAGCTAGAAGTATTCACCCGCTACAGCGAGATCGACTGGCAGGAGCCGGCCCGCGAGATTGCCAGGCTGACCGAAGAGCGAAACCGCCTCAAAGCTGCCTCCGATACCCTGCGGGAACTGGAAAGGCAACAGGCGCAGGTCATTGAACGCCTGAAGGAAATCGAAGGCGAGCTTGGCGAGGCGCAAGGCAAACGCGGAGAGACCCGCAACAAGCACGAAACGGCCCAGGCGCAGCACGCGCAGGCTCTCGACATCCGTGGACAAGCTGCATTGGACGACGTGTTGCTGCAATGTCTTGAAGGCTGGCGCGCCGAAATCCTCGGCGAACACCAGCTCACGGTGGAATCCTGCGACAACCGCGAGCAGGACGTGCGCAATGGCTTGCAGTCGCGCATAGATGCCGAAGACAAGCGTCTTTCGCGCCTGACCGAGCGCATCATCAACGCCATGCGCGGTTTCAAGGAGGCCTTCAAGGCAGAGACCACAGAGATAGACATCAGCCTGGCCGCGTTGCCCGAGTTCGAACGCTTGATGAACGATTTGCAGCGCGACGACCTGCCGCGCTTCGAAGCGCGTTTCAAGGAACTTCTCAACGTCAACACCATCAACGAGATCGCCAACTTCAACGCTCAGCTCGCGCGCGAGCGAGCAACGATCAAAGAACGGGTCGACGTTATAAACCAATCCCTGCAGGTGATCGACTACAACCCGGGACGCTACATCCGTTTGCTGGCGCAGCCCAGCCCCGACGCGGAGATCCGCGACTTTCTGCAGGATCTGCGTGCCTGCACCGAAGGCGCGCTGAGCGGCTCGGAAGACGAACAGTATTCCGAGGCCAAATTCCTGCAGGTCAAAGCCATCATCGACCGCTTCCGAGGGCGTGAGGGGCTGACCGAGGTCGATCGGCGCTGGATGCAGAAGGTGACCGATGTGCGGAACGGCTTCCTGTTTTCCGCCAGCGAACGCTGGCGCGAAGACGATGCCGAACACGAACACTATTCCGATTCCGGCGGCAAATCCGGAGGGCAGAAGGAGAAGCTGGCCTACACCGTACTGGCCGCCAGCCTGGCCTACCAGTTCGGCCTGGAATGGGGCGCGGTGCGCTCGCGCTCGTTCCGCTTTGTCGTGATCGATGAGGCTTTCGGGCGCGGCTCGGACGAATCGGCCCAGTACGGGCTGGAACTGTTCCGCCAGCTCAGCCTGCAACTGCTGATCATCACGCCGCTGCAGAAGATCCACATAATCGAGCCGTATGTGTCCAGCGTCGGCTTCGTGCACAACGAAGGAGGCCGTGAGTCGCGACTGCGCAACCTGAGCATCGAAGCGTACCGCGCGCAGAAGGCCGCCGCTTCGGGAGGTGCCGAATGA